A window of Solanum stenotomum isolate F172 chromosome 3, ASM1918654v1, whole genome shotgun sequence contains these coding sequences:
- the LOC125860929 gene encoding protein decapping 5-like, with protein MAAATTGIHLRAAPARTAELRIGALISVTSISDMRYEGILDEINPHSLGLQYVKFFGSEGRLKYGPQIPGRDRIYDYIYLRGSNIKDLQVISSPSSSTTSAVPDDPAIIRPRFGHPTPTTMALTSHGAAQVANVTTSAQPILPVTSFQLNQPRPCDLSASSSSFGGSFLLPPPANISRLAVPSYWPGLVGSSGGVSYFQHQFPPPPPSLVASQAPVQQQAQHQNVNTSVVGGSRYYEHHHPLLLGHSTGSPTSLPSLLSGRQVTFSLPEVEQLGARQSSPSQSMQTANIEEKTAIAPVMEPLPSNSSEETSESLMKPTTETGSTSSPHDKNQSARGRDQNPGVIRRFEVEFDFERMNKKFNKKEVWDIFSNGDARDVHHRKPVYHKDEFFDCLSYGLPEHESIVMLSEQMRIDNETFGVEIPIVHLDHENGPYSSRTSHASTSLGGRGHGNVRGSHRGPVKQVWRRVSK; from the exons ATGGCAGCAGCAACTACCGGCATTCATCTGAGAGCAGCTCCGGCAAGGACGGCCGAATTAAGGATCGGAGCTCTTATTTCTGTCACTTCGATATCTGACATGCGCTATGAAGGAATTTTAGATGAAATTAACCCTCATAGCCTTGGTCTTCAATATG TGAAATTCTTTGGGTCGGAAGGACGCTTGAAATATGGCCCTCAGATTCCTGGACGGGACCGAATCTACGATTATATATACTTACGCGGAAGTAACATAAAG GATCTGCAGGTTATATCTTCTCCTTCATCTTCAACTACATCTGCTGTACCTGATGATCCTGCCATAATACGG CCACGTTTTGGTCACCCCACTCCTACAACTATGGCCTTAACATCTCATGGTGCTGCACAAGTAGCAAATGTTACTACCAGTGCACAGCCCATCCTCCCTGTTACATCATTCCAGTTGAATCAGCCCCGTCCCTGTGACCTATCAGCATCAAGTTCAAGCTTTGGGGGATCATTTCTTCTTCCTCCACCTGCAAATATCAGTAGGCTTGCTGTGCCTAGTTATTGGCCAGGATTAGTTGGGTCCTCAGGAGGAGTTTCTTATTTTCAACACCAATTTCCTCCGCCTCCACCGAGTTTGGTGGCATCACAGGCCCCAGTTCAACAGCAAGCGCAACACCAGAATGTCAATACCTCTGTAGTTGGTGGATCCCGTTATTATGAACACCATCATCCCTTGTTGCTGGGTCATAGTACTGGTTCCCCAACTTCGCTTCCTTCCTTGCTATCTGGCCGACAAGTGACATTTTCTTTGCCAGAAGTAGAACAGTTAGGAGCGAGGCAGTCCTCTCCATCTCAGTCAATGCAGACCGCAAACATAGAAGAAAAGACTGCTATAGCACCGGTAATGGAGCCTCTTCCATCAAATAGCAGTGAAGAAACCTCGGAGTCACTGATGAAACCCACAACTGAAACT GGATCTACATCATCTCCTCATGATAAAAATCAGTCTGCTCGGGGAAGAGATCAG AATCCCGGTGTCATAAGAAGATTTGAAGTGGAGTTTGATTTCGAGAGAATGAACAAAAAGTTCAACAAGAAAGAAGTTTGGGACATCTTCAGCAACGGTGATGCCAGAGACGTACACCATAGGAAG CCTGTTTACCATAAGGATGAGTTCTTTGACTGTCTTTCTTATGGTCTACCAGAGCATGAATCCATAGTGATGCTCTCTGAACAAATGAGAATAGACAACGAG ACCTTTGGAGTAGAGATCCCAATAGTCCATCTggatcatgagaatggaccatacTCGTCTAGGACATCTCATGCCTCGACCTCACTTGGTGGCAGAGGACATGGCAATGTGCGTGGTAGTCATCGTGGTCCTGTAAAACAAGTGTGGAGGCGTGTCTCAAAATGA